The DNA window GTTAAAGTAAATAAATATAGAAATGTAATTAATAGTACAGGTTTTTTCATTAAATAACCTCCCTCAATTTATATTACCTTTATTTTGTGCTGAAATTACCCATCTATTCAGTACAAATTGGTGCAGACATTAAAAAACTGCCCTTCAGGGCAGTTTTTTATGATATTTATAAATTATTTCTTTTTCTCTTCTATGAAACGAATAAATGCATCGGCCTGCTTTTCAAGATAAGGAGCACTGGCAGTCAATAATAGATTCCCACCTTCATCCAACTGCTGCATAACATTGGGTATAGTCAAGCGAGGGACATTCATTATGTGCATATTTAAAAAGCTTATCAGAGTAACCAGATGATCCTGGGCAATTCCCGTACCTGACATACTGGGTGTGACACCGCTTATTGCCGCCGGCTTTCCCGATAAAAGAGGCGGTATGTCACGGCTTACAGACCGTGAAAGCCAGTCAATTAAATTTTTCAATACTCCCGGAAAATAGTGGTTGTATTCGGGTGTAAAAAACCATATACCGTCTGCCGCCTTGACAATATCTCGAACGCGCTTCACGGCTTCCGGTGCAGGAAACTCCGTATCCTGATTGAAAAGGGGTACATCTGAGTATTCAAGGATCTCGAATTCTGCTCTGCCACCTATAATTTCCTTGGCTTTTTTTGCTAACTGTCTATTGAATGAGTCTTTTCTCAATGAACCTACAATAGCTATGATAGAAGGTTTTCCCATGATTCTCAACTCCAATCATTTCGTTTAAACTATTATACCATCATTATGAAATAAAATTAAACATTAATATAAGGGAGCCTAGGCTCCCTTATGATTATTGGACGTTGTACATTCCCTTGCTTTCCATATATTTAAATATGGACTCACCATGTTTTTGCTCTTCTTTTTGTATATGGTTCAGTACATCGCGGACTCTTGGATCCCTGAACTCGAAAATTGCAGTATCGTAAGTACCCGAAACATATTTTTCTGCCATCAGTAAATCCTTGCACATGCTGGCATCAGAAAAGTTAATTCCGCCTGCCTGGGCATTATTGTTCATGTTCTGGTTTGCCGGCTGCTGCTGTGAGCCTTGGTTTTGCTGCTGGTTCATTTGAGGAATTGTTCCGCTTAGCAATTGATTTATGGTATCTAAATGTGTTCGTTCAGCCTGGGCATTGGTATTGAATAATTGCTGCAATTGAACGTCTTTTGCAAGATTTGCATAGTTAGTATACTTTTCAATGCACATCTGCTCATGGCTTTTTTCATCTTCTAAGAGCATTCTTTCTTTTGTTGATAAAGTAAAATCCATAATATCACACCTCCAAACCTATTTTTTGCATATTTGTTTTTATTTTATACCCGGATATCATAGATGACGCTGAAAAATAACGCATAAAAATAAGAATGAAGGTTTTATAATAATTAAGATTTATTCCAGAATATTGCTTATAATATCCTTTGGAATAATAAATTCGGGAGAACCTGAGGCACCCGGTGCCACCTCATATTTATCGAAACATATTACCAAATCTCCTCTATTATCAATGTAGAAATTCTGGTCCGGCTTAATTTGGGTAAAGGGTTCGGCGAAGCTATCTTCTTCCAGCCAGAACATATTTTCTCCTGCCTCATTTTGCCTTTTCATTTCGGAAAGGATATATTGGCTTAATACGTTTACATAATCGGCGTTTTCTTTAAATAATGAAGGCAATGTTAAAAGCTCTCCGTTTTTTTTGTTTATGGTATAAAATTTATGAATTGTCGACGATGAGCCCACAGTATTCAGCAAATACACATCAATTGCTAAAATATTATCGTTATCCGTTAAAATTTGATAATTATATTCTATACCCATATGAGCTTCTGGATCTGCCTTTTTTATTTCTTTATAATCCTTTTCAAACTCTGAAATAATAAGATTTGCATTTTCCTTAAAGTCGTTATTAATCCTGTCCTGCAGCTCTTTATCCAGCAGACCTTCTATTTTAGGTGTAACAACATCCGCTGAAAAATTGCCGTCATTTATCTGATATCTTCCAAAGGTTAATATCTTAACTACAGGCTCCATCCCGCTGATACTTGCCATGCTTTTTGCAAAAGCCGGAATTCCGTTAAGCGCTCCTATAAATACTCCCAGAAAAACTGCTGCACACGCAGCTGATTTTATAACTTTTTTCATAATAAACCTTATTTTTATAATCCTGCTGATCCTCACTTTTAATCGTTCCGGCGCTTTTATATTCTTATATTCTGTTTTTAGTTCTTCCAACCGGCGAGTCATCATAGTTCCGTATCCTCCATTTCCAATTTAAGAATTTTAAGAGCCTTATATAACCTGGTCTTGACAGTATTTAGATTTTCACCCGTTATATCTGCAATCTCATTCAGAGAAAAATCCTCAAAATAGCGAAGTATTATAATGCTTCTGTACTTTTCAGGAAGCTTTTCTATGGCCTCTTTTAAATCGATATTCTCGTATGTGTCAACCGCATTATCAATATCCTCCACGTCATCAAGGCCTATGTAAATGCTTTTCTTGTTTTTATTTAAATATGTTATTGATGTGTTTATAATAATCCTGTAAAACCAGCTCTTCATGAATTCAGGTTCTTTCAGCTTATCCAAGGCAGACAATGCCTTAATTACGCTTTGGCTGACAACATCCTCCGCATATTGCTGATTTTTTACATAAGAATATGCAAAACGATATGCATTATCGATATTTTGATTAATAAATTTTTCAAACAGCTGTTTGTTTTTTTGCACTAAATCTCCTCCTCTCACTTATTAGACATCATAAGGGCGGCAAAAGTTTTAATAGGAAGAATTAAATTAAAAAGAAAAGAGCTTCAAGCTAATAACACAAGCTTGAAGCTCTTTTCTTTTTAATTCATCAGATATTCCAATACCTCTTTTGTTTTTCTTATGCGCTCTTCCTTTTCAACGTCCGGGGTCATGTCCGGAAAGCCAAGGGGATATTTTATACTGGAGGAAGTCCACATACGGTTAACTCCCACAGCATTAGCCACCGGAGTCATATTGCACACCTGGACTACAGGGATGCCTGCACGCTCAAGCTCTCTGCAAATCACTGCACCGCAGCGAGTAGAGGTGCCTCAAGTGGAGGTTAGGACAACGGCGTCAATATTGTGGTCCTTCACATACTGAACCATCTGCCTTCCTGTTTTTTCCGCATATTCAACGGGTGCAACAAGGCCGGTAGTAGCTAAGAACTTATCATGAAGCTTTCCTATAACTCCCTGTCTTTCCAGTTCACGCATGGAATCTACCGGTACTAAGCGGTTGGGGTCCGCATTGCTGAATGAGTTGTCATAGCCTCCATGGCGTATGATATAGTCACCGGCTTTAAGGCTGTCCTTTCCGTCAATATCATAAGCGCAGAAACGGTCTGCTGCCGCGCTGGGCATTTTATCGGGATTGTCGGCAGGATACAGGCCTCCGTCTGTTGCCAGCACTATGGTGGTTTTTGACAAATCTAAAACCGGCTGTGGTTTTTGGATATCCTCTTTTGCCGGAAGAGGTATTTCGGATTTGAATTGGCGGCCGTAAATATTATCTAAAAGCATATCAACGGCACGTTCGGGAGGAAGCTTTGCAGAAACAACATTTTTCTTATAGCCCCTCATAAAATATCCTTCTTCATCGGGGGATTTAAGCTCCTCCATATTTAATAGCTTCTTTGCAAACTGTGCCATATTGGCCGTATCATTTCTCATGGTCCTGGCATTGGTCCCCGTCTTTAAAATATAAATATCCTTTCTGTATATCTCAACGCCAGGGTTCACTTCATTCATGGCAGTCACTACGGGGATCTTAAGCTTCTTTGTGACTGCAGAACAAAGTGAACCGCAGGCAACTCCATAGCGTCCAGCGCCATAGGCTGGCCCTGCGGCAAACAATTGAGGGCTGTAGCCTTCTACTATTTTAAGAATTTCTGCCGTTACTTCCTGTAAATTTTCTGCTATATAGTTGTCTCCGCAAACGATGGTTGCCAGTACTTCACATACTTCACCAAAGGCTTCCTGAAAGCTCTGTGATACACCAAAGGCTCCCTCATGAATCTTTATCCCCATACTGGCAGCTTCTTCACCGCCTTCTTTACCGAAGAACTGATTTATATAATATACAACCTTGGTTTTTTCCATCTGATACTCTCCTTTCTTAATAAGCTACAGAAGTAAAATGGGTATTTCCAATCTGACTTATAAAATCCCTTATGGCGGAATAGGCTGCCATGGTATAAGGCCCATACAAATCCATGGAGCTTAGAGTATTTCTGTTTATCATCGTGGGGATGCCCACTACGCGGTCAACTTTAGGAAAATCCACCATTGATATGCAGCCGTTGGTTACCATGGCATCTGCATTTTTAGTGGAAAAGAGCACCAGCTCAGTAATTGGATTTCCTACAGATAGGAATTCCGTTAATAAAAGCACTGTCTTTATTCCCAATTCCTCGCAATAGTCACAATTTAAACCTGTGTCTATCTGCGGGTGTCCGCCTCCCTGTTTTGTTATTATTACACCATCTGCATTTAAGTGATATTTTGCAAGGCCGGCACACATCATAGCATTCCTGTTTTTATTTACAATCTCTGCAGGGGTATTGGACATGATTACTCCCGCAAAATTTATATCTTTGCCATGACGCTTAATAAGTTCCAATATGACGGGATGGTTCTGAAGGGAGTAAGTGGGCGATGAATTGCCTGCTGTATAGTAATCACGGTAAACTAATGCTCCGTCCAATATTTCATTGGGATGTACCACAATGGGCATCATTGAAGCGCATCCATCACCGTAATAAGCTGTGTCATTCAACGGAGCATGGGAGAATATCTGAAATATATAAGCCACTCTCGGAAGATCCTCCAAGCCCTCCTTCTTGAGCTCGAAGGTTTCAACTTCATCGGGAGTATAATCTTTTGCACACTTTGCAACATATTTTGCCACTTTCTTGGATGCAATGTTAACAGCATCGAAATAGGCATCATTTTGCACGCCGGGCGCCGGTTTGGCTAACAGGCATACGTGAATCAATTTGGGCAAAGCATAGGATTGTTCGGCAGCAGGCCCTGACATATCAAGAGTTTGTACTCCTCCGGCTGAAACAGCCATTATTTCAGTAATGCACACGCCTCTTAATACTATGCTGACCCCATTTCCTACTCTCTTAACCTCGTCAGCAATTCCGGGAAAAGTTGCCGCACCTTCACCTGTTTTGTACATGGGCTGCACGCAATCACATACATAAGTTAAGCGGCAGCTCTCACCGGGATGCGCCAGTTCAAAATCCACGCTTTCAAAGTGGAAATCCATGGCTTCAGCTATAAGTTCTTTTTTGCATACATGCAGTATGCCTTTTTCAATGAAGGTTTTTTCATCAAAAACCACCTTTTGCACATCTACATATCTTTTCTCAAGATGCATAACATACAAACCCCCTTATTAAATTTTTAAGCTTATCTCAATTTAAGTATATAGCAGGAATTATATGGCAGTAATATCCGGCTATATTAATAATTATTGTTTTTCCGGCTGCTTTAGAATAGATATAAAATCATAAAAATAGCCGCCCTAT is part of the Oxobacter pfennigii genome and encodes:
- a CDS encoding NADPH-dependent FMN reductase — translated: MGKPSIIAIVGSLRKDSFNRQLAKKAKEIIGGRAEFEILEYSDVPLFNQDTEFPAPEAVKRVRDIVKAADGIWFFTPEYNHYFPGVLKNLIDWLSRSVSRDIPPLLSGKPAAISGVTPSMSGTGIAQDHLVTLISFLNMHIMNVPRLTIPNVMQQLDEGGNLLLTASAPYLEKQADAFIRFIEEKKK
- a CDS encoding spore coat protein; this encodes MDFTLSTKERMLLEDEKSHEQMCIEKYTNYANLAKDVQLQQLFNTNAQAERTHLDTINQLLSGTIPQMNQQQNQGSQQQPANQNMNNNAQAGGINFSDASMCKDLLMAEKYVSGTYDTAIFEFRDPRVRDVLNHIQKEEQKHGESIFKYMESKGMYNVQ
- a CDS encoding DUF3298 and DUF4163 domain-containing protein; this translates as MMTRRLEELKTEYKNIKAPERLKVRISRIIKIRFIMKKVIKSAACAAVFLGVFIGALNGIPAFAKSMASISGMEPVVKILTFGRYQINDGNFSADVVTPKIEGLLDKELQDRINNDFKENANLIISEFEKDYKEIKKADPEAHMGIEYNYQILTDNDNILAIDVYLLNTVGSSSTIHKFYTINKKNGELLTLPSLFKENADYVNVLSQYILSEMKRQNEAGENMFWLEEDSFAEPFTQIKPDQNFYIDNRGDLVICFDKYEVAPGASGSPEFIIPKDIISNILE
- a CDS encoding RNA polymerase sigma factor — protein: MQKNKQLFEKFINQNIDNAYRFAYSYVKNQQYAEDVVSQSVIKALSALDKLKEPEFMKSWFYRIIINTSITYLNKNKKSIYIGLDDVEDIDNAVDTYENIDLKEAIEKLPEKYRSIIILRYFEDFSLNEIADITGENLNTVKTRLYKALKILKLEMEDTEL
- a CDS encoding glycine/betaine/sarcosine/D-proline family reductase selenoprotein B; this translates as MEKTKVVYYINQFFGKEGGEEAASMGIKIHEGAFGVSQSFQEAFGEVCEVLATIVCGDNYIAENLQEVTAEILKIVEGYSPQLFAAGPAYGAGRYGVACGSLCSAVTKKLKIPVVTAMNEVNPGVEIYRKDIYILKTGTNARTMRNDTANMAQFAKKLLNMEELKSPDEEGYFMRGYKKNVVSAKLPPERAVDMLLDNIYGRQFKSEIPLPAKEDIQKPQPVLDLSKTTIVLATDGGLYPADNPDKMPSAAADRFCAYDIDGKDSLKAGDYIIRHGGYDNSFSNADPNRLVPVDSMRELERQGVIGKLHDKFLATTGLVAPVEYAEKTGRQMVQYVKDHNIDAVVLTSTUGTSTRCGAVICRELERAGIPVVQVCNMTPVANAVGVNRMWTSSSIKYPLGFPDMTPDVEKEERIRKTKEVLEYLMN
- a CDS encoding glycine/sarcosine/betaine reductase component B subunit, whose protein sequence is MHLEKRYVDVQKVVFDEKTFIEKGILHVCKKELIAEAMDFHFESVDFELAHPGESCRLTYVCDCVQPMYKTGEGAATFPGIADEVKRVGNGVSIVLRGVCITEIMAVSAGGVQTLDMSGPAAEQSYALPKLIHVCLLAKPAPGVQNDAYFDAVNIASKKVAKYVAKCAKDYTPDEVETFELKKEGLEDLPRVAYIFQIFSHAPLNDTAYYGDGCASMMPIVVHPNEILDGALVYRDYYTAGNSSPTYSLQNHPVILELIKRHGKDINFAGVIMSNTPAEIVNKNRNAMMCAGLAKYHLNADGVIITKQGGGHPQIDTGLNCDYCEELGIKTVLLLTEFLSVGNPITELVLFSTKNADAMVTNGCISMVDFPKVDRVVGIPTMINRNTLSSMDLYGPYTMAAYSAIRDFISQIGNTHFTSVAY